A genomic window from Flavobacterium sp. I3-2 includes:
- the dtd gene encoding D-aminoacyl-tRNA deacylase, with amino-acid sequence MKIVIQRALEASVTINKEKVAEINQGLVVLLGIEDTDTDDDFKWLSSKIVNLRIFNDENDVMNCSVKEVNADIILVSQFTLHASTKKGNRPSYIKASKPDFAIPMYEKCIQQLEIDLGKKIQTGQFGADMKVALINDGPVTIVIDSKNRE; translated from the coding sequence ATGAAAATAGTTATACAACGTGCATTAGAAGCTTCGGTTACTATTAACAAAGAAAAAGTTGCTGAAATTAATCAAGGTTTGGTTGTTTTACTTGGGATTGAAGATACCGATACCGATGATGATTTTAAATGGTTATCGAGTAAAATTGTGAATCTTCGTATTTTTAACGATGAAAACGACGTAATGAATTGTTCTGTTAAAGAGGTAAATGCCGATATTATTTTGGTTTCGCAGTTTACACTTCATGCATCAACAAAAAAAGGAAACAGACCTTCGTACATAAAAGCATCAAAACCTGATTTTGCAATTCCGATGTATGAAAAATGCATTCAACAATTAGAAATTGATTTAGGTAAAAAAATTCAAACCGGACAATTTGGCGCCGATATGAAAGTTGCTTTAATCAACGACGGACCAGTTACTATTGTGATTGATTCAAAGAATAGAGAATAA
- a CDS encoding DUF3857 domain-containing protein produces MKKILFILFLVCQNLFAQDSKSVDKSFFDDKNYQKYLGEDAVIEYEVGYSYFLYRKDYILLINEVSTRIKILNTDGFDYATVQIPLYRNRYNKESVIVSDAFTYNFEDGKVKKTEFDYNNQFLEHSIGNHWYASFTMPNVKVGSVIEFKTTVISPYLEDAPVWFFQKEIPVKYSKFTFEAPFGIQYIQYINGAEKIKSYEKKGEHIFYANDVPPLKNEGFVSNINNYRASVVHYLSGYRDNNFKIKEFAGNWNDVSKIVNENGKFIEVLKKSYFAKFKTDQLLKDKTFETDKDKIIEILNFVQKNIEWNNIISILPDNDLNKVYDLKKGNSVELNLILVAMLRYAGFKANPIILATKQKGISYLVHPDAFNNVIAGVELNNETILLDATNKFSTINIIPLDNTNWNGRLIEENFNSKEIVLEPKIESKRNVTSYLNFDLQNNTINAKIHDVYSNYEAFVLRNKYKNFTDDKIKEFLQGQYEVEIDTLSISNFNNNNSNVIKYYKLKKENAFDVLADKIYFSPAFIFEISSNIFRQEDRNYPIDFLFPTQNSYSFTYTIPEGYQVESLPENKKMVLKSKVFGVNWNFTHDSKRILFKWNIEFNKAIVDPEEYLNIKKVFEEMVKFMDEKVVLKKI; encoded by the coding sequence ATGAAAAAAATATTATTTATTTTGTTTTTGGTTTGTCAAAATTTATTTGCACAAGATTCTAAATCTGTCGATAAAAGTTTTTTTGACGATAAAAATTACCAAAAATATTTAGGAGAAGATGCCGTAATAGAATACGAAGTAGGATATTCTTATTTTCTATACAGAAAAGATTATATACTTTTAATAAATGAAGTTTCTACAAGAATAAAAATTCTTAATACAGATGGGTTTGATTATGCGACTGTTCAAATTCCATTGTATCGAAATCGGTATAACAAAGAATCTGTCATCGTCTCAGATGCTTTTACATATAATTTTGAAGATGGAAAAGTAAAAAAAACTGAATTTGATTATAATAATCAATTCTTAGAACATTCTATCGGAAATCATTGGTATGCTAGTTTTACCATGCCTAACGTGAAAGTTGGAAGTGTTATTGAATTTAAGACAACAGTCATTTCTCCTTATCTAGAAGATGCTCCGGTTTGGTTTTTTCAAAAAGAAATTCCAGTAAAATATAGTAAATTTACTTTTGAAGCCCCCTTCGGAATTCAATATATTCAATATATAAACGGAGCTGAGAAAATCAAAAGTTATGAGAAAAAAGGGGAACATATCTTTTATGCAAATGATGTACCTCCATTGAAAAATGAGGGTTTTGTTTCTAATATAAATAATTACCGTGCTTCAGTTGTTCATTATTTAAGTGGTTATAGAGATAATAACTTTAAAATAAAAGAATTTGCAGGTAATTGGAATGATGTTTCTAAAATTGTAAATGAAAATGGTAAATTTATTGAAGTTTTAAAGAAAAGCTATTTTGCTAAATTTAAAACGGACCAATTGCTTAAAGATAAAACTTTTGAAACCGATAAAGATAAGATTATTGAAATTTTAAATTTTGTTCAAAAAAATATTGAATGGAATAACATAATAAGTATTTTACCTGATAATGATTTAAATAAAGTTTATGATTTAAAAAAAGGAAATTCAGTTGAGTTGAATTTAATTTTAGTTGCGATGTTGAGATATGCAGGATTCAAAGCAAATCCGATTATTTTAGCAACTAAACAAAAAGGCATATCTTACTTAGTGCATCCAGATGCTTTTAATAATGTAATCGCTGGAGTTGAACTAAATAATGAAACGATTTTATTAGATGCAACCAATAAATTTTCTACGATTAATATAATTCCTTTAGATAATACAAATTGGAATGGAAGATTGATTGAAGAGAATTTTAATTCTAAAGAAATTGTTTTGGAACCAAAAATCGAATCTAAGAGAAATGTTACTTCGTATTTAAATTTTGATTTGCAAAATAATACTATAAATGCAAAGATTCATGATGTATATTCAAATTATGAAGCTTTTGTTTTACGCAATAAGTATAAAAATTTTACTGACGATAAAATTAAAGAATTTTTACAAGGTCAATATGAAGTTGAAATTGATACTTTAAGTATTTCTAATTTCAACAATAACAACAGTAATGTTATAAAATATTATAAGCTTAAAAAGGAAAATGCTTTCGATGTTTTAGCAGATAAAATTTATTTTAGCCCAGCTTTTATTTTTGAAATATCTTCAAATATTTTTAGACAAGAAGATAGAAATTATCCAATTGATTTTTTATTTCCAACTCAAAATTCATATAGCTTTACTTATACTATACCTGAAGGATATCAGGTTGAATCATTGCCCGAAAATAAAAAAATGGTTTTAAAATCAAAAGTATTTGGAGTAAATTGGAATTTCACTCACGATTCAAAACGTATTCTTTTTAAATGGAATATCGAATTTAATAAAGCAATCGTTGATCCAGAAGAATATTTGAACATAAAAAAAGTTTTTGAAGAAATGGTTAAATTTATGGATGAAAAAGTAGTTCTAAAGAAAATTTGA
- the queA gene encoding tRNA preQ1(34) S-adenosylmethionine ribosyltransferase-isomerase QueA, with protein sequence MKLSNFNFNLPEELLAEFPAENRDESRLMVVNRKLGTIEHKLFKDVIDYFEEGDVMVLNNTKVFPARLYGNKEKTGARIEVFLLRELNAEQRLWDVLVDPARKIRIGNKLYFGDDDSLVAEVIDNTTSRGRTLRFLYDGSYEEFRNKLTELGETPIPKYINREVTPEDEERYQTIYATEEGAVAAPTAGLHFSKHLLKRLEIKGVEFAKVTLHIGLGTFNPVEVEDLSKHKMDSEELIISEEACDIVNKAKECKSKICAVGTTSMRALESSVSSNRTLNPYTGWTNKFIFPPYDFSIADCMITNFHMPKSTLLMMISAFCGHDLMMEAYKEAVKEGYKFYSYGDAMLII encoded by the coding sequence ATGAAGTTATCTAATTTCAACTTTAACTTACCGGAAGAGTTGTTGGCTGAATTTCCAGCTGAAAACAGAGATGAATCTCGTTTAATGGTTGTAAACCGTAAATTAGGAACAATCGAACACAAATTATTTAAAGATGTGATTGATTATTTCGAAGAAGGAGACGTAATGGTTTTAAATAATACCAAAGTTTTTCCTGCTCGTTTATACGGAAACAAAGAAAAAACAGGTGCTCGTATCGAAGTTTTCTTGTTAAGAGAATTAAATGCAGAACAACGTTTATGGGATGTTTTAGTTGATCCGGCTCGTAAAATTCGTATCGGAAATAAATTATATTTCGGTGACGATGATTCATTAGTAGCTGAGGTAATTGACAATACAACTTCACGTGGTAGAACCTTACGTTTCTTATATGATGGTTCATACGAAGAATTCAGAAATAAATTGACAGAACTTGGAGAAACTCCAATTCCGAAATACATCAACCGCGAAGTAACTCCAGAAGACGAAGAGCGTTATCAAACGATTTATGCTACAGAAGAAGGAGCTGTTGCTGCGCCAACTGCAGGTTTACACTTCTCTAAACATTTATTAAAACGTTTAGAAATTAAAGGTGTTGAATTCGCAAAAGTGACTTTACATATAGGTTTAGGAACATTCAATCCGGTTGAGGTTGAAGATTTATCTAAGCACAAAATGGATTCTGAAGAATTAATTATTTCTGAAGAAGCTTGTGATATTGTAAACAAAGCCAAAGAGTGTAAAAGTAAAATTTGTGCTGTCGGAACAACTTCAATGCGTGCTTTAGAAAGTTCGGTTTCATCAAACAGAACTTTAAATCCGTACACAGGTTGGACAAATAAATTCATTTTCCCGCCGTATGATTTCAGTATTGCTGATTGTATGATTACAAATTTCCACATGCCAAAATCTACCTTATTAATGATGATTTCTGCATTCTGTGGTCACGATTTAATGATGGAAGCTTATAAAGAAGCAGTTAAAGAAGGATATAAATTCTATTCTTACGGAGATGCGATGTTAATCATCTAA
- a CDS encoding nucleotide pyrophosphohydrolase, with product MNLQNAQLDVDNWIKEHGVRYFNELTNMAQLTEEVGEVARIIARRYGEQSEKESDKNKDLGEELADVVFVVLCLANQTGVDLQAAFDKKMDLKTKRDHDRHHNNEKLK from the coding sequence ATGAATTTACAAAACGCACAGTTAGACGTTGATAATTGGATAAAAGAACACGGGGTTCGTTATTTTAACGAATTAACAAACATGGCACAACTTACAGAAGAAGTAGGTGAAGTTGCCAGAATTATTGCACGTCGTTACGGAGAACAATCTGAAAAAGAAAGCGATAAAAACAAAGATTTAGGAGAAGAATTAGCCGATGTTGTTTTTGTTGTACTTTGTTTAGCAAATCAAACTGGAGTTGACTTGCAAGCAGCTTTCGATAAAAAAATGGATTTAAAAACCAAACGTGACCACGACCGTCACCACAACAACGAAAAATTAAAATAA
- a CDS encoding carbonic anhydrase family protein — MKKYILSLAVLFALASCNKTVIDDEEIIPTHVLTKEEQEKLTPDEVIADLKAGNKDFVEDNLTVRNSTKLVREAALGQYPEAVVLSCLDSRVPVEDIFHKAIGEIFVARVAGNIVNHDILGSLEYACKVSGSKLVVVLGHEYCGAIKSSIDGVKLGNITTLLEKIDPAIIAAKQNFSGDATAKNPKFVDEVCKFNVFNSIEEIRRDSPILKEMEANKEIKIVGAVYDMKTGEVKFLDY; from the coding sequence ATGAAAAAATATATTTTATCCTTAGCTGTTTTATTTGCTTTAGCATCTTGTAATAAAACGGTTATTGATGACGAAGAAATCATTCCAACACACGTTTTAACGAAAGAAGAGCAAGAAAAATTAACTCCAGATGAAGTTATTGCCGATTTAAAAGCCGGAAATAAAGATTTTGTTGAAGATAATTTAACTGTTCGTAATTCAACAAAATTAGTTCGTGAAGCCGCTTTGGGTCAATATCCAGAAGCTGTGGTACTTTCATGTTTAGATTCTCGTGTTCCAGTTGAAGATATTTTTCATAAAGCAATTGGCGAAATTTTCGTAGCTCGAGTTGCCGGAAATATTGTAAATCATGATATTCTAGGAAGTTTAGAATATGCTTGTAAAGTTTCGGGGTCAAAATTGGTTGTGGTTTTAGGACATGAATATTGCGGAGCAATCAAATCGAGTATCGACGGTGTGAAATTAGGAAACATCACAACATTACTCGAAAAAATTGACCCAGCAATAATTGCAGCGAAGCAAAATTTTTCTGGCGATGCTACAGCTAAAAATCCAAAATTTGTTGATGAAGTTTGTAAGTTCAACGTTTTTAATTCAATAGAAGAAATCCGTCGCGATAGTCCAATCTTAAAAGAAATGGAAGCTAACAAGGAAATTAAAATCGTAGGTGCAGTTTATGATATGAAAACAGGTGAAGTAAAATTTTTAGATTATTAA
- a CDS encoding SIMPL domain-containing protein: MKNYITTAIIGISIIISTFLLSNAFKNRNNAADTISVTGLGSKDFVSDLIVWNSSFSKKNYNLKEAYSELESDRTAIKNYLVGKGIKESEIIFSSVSINKEFTTITDSNYNTRTETFTGYNLTQSVQVESKEVAKVENVSREVTELINSGVELYSNAPEYYYTKLSELKLEMVAEATKDAKLRAEKIAENAGSSLGDLKKSEMGVFQIVAQNSSEEYSWGGSFNTSSKNKTATITIKLVYKID, from the coding sequence ATGAAAAATTACATAACAACTGCAATTATTGGTATTTCGATTATCATTTCGACATTTTTACTTAGCAACGCATTTAAAAATAGAAACAACGCCGCAGACACGATTAGCGTAACTGGATTAGGTTCTAAAGATTTTGTTTCGGATTTGATTGTTTGGAACAGTAGTTTTTCTAAGAAAAATTATAATCTAAAAGAAGCTTATTCCGAATTAGAAAGCGACAGAACTGCGATAAAAAATTATCTGGTTGGTAAAGGCATTAAAGAATCTGAAATTATTTTCTCGTCTGTTTCTATTAATAAAGAGTTTACAACAATAACGGATTCAAATTACAACACACGAACTGAAACTTTTACTGGCTACAACTTAACACAAAGCGTACAAGTAGAAAGTAAAGAAGTTGCTAAGGTCGAAAATGTTTCGAGAGAAGTTACTGAATTAATAAATTCGGGCGTTGAGCTTTATTCGAATGCACCTGAATATTACTACACAAAACTTTCTGAATTAAAACTTGAAATGGTTGCAGAAGCCACAAAAGATGCAAAACTTAGAGCTGAGAAAATTGCAGAAAACGCAGGTAGTAGTTTAGGCGATTTAAAGAAATCTGAAATGGGCGTTTTTCAAATTGTTGCACAAAATTCATCGGAAGAATATTCTTGGGGCGGTTCATTTAACACAAGTTCAAAAAACAAAACAGCAACCATTACCATTAAATTGGTTTACAAAATAGATTAA
- a CDS encoding 3-phosphoshikimate 1-carboxyvinyltransferase, whose protein sequence is MNIRLHAESFKPNKTIVLSGSKSETNRMFLLQALFPEIKIENISNSDDSLAMEKALKFPSDIVDVHHAGTAMRFLTAFFATQENREVVFTGSSRMQERPIHILVDALRSLGADIQYENKEGFPPLKIKGKKLQSNKIAIPANISSQYISALLLIAPKLENGLSLELIGEQTSLPYIKMTLALLNEIGIETTFVGNRIKVYPKQKVKTKTVTVESDWSSASYFFELIAFSEVGTSLKIQKLKSDSLQADRAVVEIFEQFGVETEFLPNNEIQITKVNTNYPTEIRLNLIECPDIAQTIAVTCFGLGIQAHLTGLHTLKIKETDRLVALKNELEKFGATVEITNDSLSLHKRNLQTLLPVNVLVKTYQDHRMAMAFAPLGLFTPIEIENAEVVSKSYPKYWEDVFSLFLS, encoded by the coding sequence ATGAACATACGATTGCATGCTGAATCATTTAAACCGAATAAAACAATCGTTTTATCTGGAAGTAAATCAGAAACCAATCGTATGTTTTTACTCCAAGCGCTTTTTCCTGAAATTAAAATCGAGAATATCTCAAATTCCGATGATAGTTTAGCAATGGAAAAAGCTTTAAAATTTCCTTCAGATATTGTCGATGTGCATCATGCCGGAACAGCGATGCGATTTCTTACCGCTTTTTTTGCAACTCAAGAAAATCGTGAAGTTGTTTTTACGGGTTCATCACGAATGCAAGAAAGACCGATTCATATTTTAGTCGATGCATTACGAAGTTTAGGTGCCGATATTCAATACGAAAACAAAGAAGGGTTTCCTCCTTTAAAAATCAAAGGCAAAAAACTACAATCAAATAAAATTGCAATTCCTGCAAACATCAGCAGTCAATACATTTCGGCATTATTACTAATTGCTCCTAAATTAGAAAACGGCTTGTCACTTGAGTTAATCGGTGAACAAACTTCCCTTCCTTATATTAAAATGACTTTGGCTCTTTTAAATGAAATAGGAATCGAAACCACTTTCGTAGGAAATCGAATTAAAGTTTATCCAAAGCAAAAAGTAAAAACAAAAACAGTAACTGTAGAATCAGATTGGTCGTCAGCTTCTTATTTTTTTGAATTGATAGCTTTTTCTGAAGTTGGAACGTCATTAAAAATTCAAAAATTAAAATCAGATTCATTACAAGCAGATCGAGCTGTCGTTGAAATTTTTGAACAATTCGGAGTTGAAACGGAATTTCTTCCTAATAACGAAATTCAAATTACTAAAGTAAATACAAACTATCCTACAGAAATTCGTTTAAATTTAATTGAATGTCCTGATATTGCTCAAACCATTGCAGTTACTTGTTTTGGATTAGGAATACAAGCGCATTTAACCGGACTTCATACATTGAAAATTAAAGAAACAGATCGTTTAGTTGCATTGAAAAACGAATTAGAAAAATTCGGTGCAACTGTTGAAATCACAAACGATTCACTTTCTCTACATAAAAGAAATTTACAAACCCTTTTACCAGTAAATGTTTTGGTAAAAACCTATCAAGATCACAGAATGGCAATGGCTTTTGCACCGTTGGGTTTATTTACACCGATAGAAATCGAAAATGCTGAAGTAGTTTCTAAATCATATCCAAAATATTGGGAAGATGTTTTTTCTTTGTTTTTAAGTTAA
- a CDS encoding DUF3857 domain-containing protein, with protein sequence MQNKLFIILGFVFASPFFCFSQGNLNFSLDSISKEFIKDSDIITVDKKVEIDIIDQNISKEKLSETFLILNKNGLNQIKNGTDYDNLTKIDSIYIKIYNEDGQFVKTIYQQNFIDISLFDGYSLYNDNRAKVVKLDYTKYPFFAKIEYFKTNEFTIFINPYFALEREKHKVLNTEFSISYPKGFNLKTFEINLTEYGIEKKVENNKITYSGKNLIAPEFEDMNFRYLDLLPEVRFSIDKFSLSKIKGEAKNWNEFAIWYNSNFLEGIDELPKTTVTKIRTLTQNANSEVEKVRIVFEYVQKNTRYVSIQTGIGGWKPFSATEVDKVKYGDCKALTNYTKALLKAIGITSYYTVLFASEKIKDINEEIIGMQGNHVILSYPHQDGFIFLESTDQNVPFGYLSSMTDNRKVLLISEDGTQIVKTQSFKQEDNRIDANFTIDLSNVNEVITNAEINYNGVFYNDIFSLNTQNKNQVTDFIQNQFAVFKDLKVLDSQFENDKNNISYKEKVTLISSFTGSKAGSDFLISVNPFFKTIIVPKNVKNRTSGFQIPRNKKISITTKYILPDNLKISFLPESEKIDSIFGEYQIEFIQNGTELLVKLHYVENVGNYSKEEFQRFRNFASQVEKSDNSKFILTQQ encoded by the coding sequence ATGCAAAATAAACTTTTTATAATATTGGGATTTGTGTTTGCAAGTCCCTTTTTTTGTTTTTCTCAAGGAAACTTAAATTTTTCTTTAGATTCTATTTCTAAAGAATTTATCAAAGATTCTGATATTATAACTGTAGACAAAAAAGTTGAGATCGATATAATTGATCAAAATATAAGTAAAGAAAAACTTTCTGAAACTTTTTTAATTTTGAATAAAAATGGATTAAATCAAATTAAAAATGGTACAGATTACGATAATCTTACTAAAATTGATTCCATATATATTAAAATTTATAATGAAGATGGTCAGTTTGTAAAAACAATATATCAGCAAAATTTTATAGATATAAGCCTTTTTGATGGTTATTCCTTATATAATGATAATCGTGCAAAGGTTGTAAAACTTGATTATACTAAATATCCTTTCTTTGCTAAAATTGAATATTTTAAAACAAATGAATTCACCATTTTTATAAATCCTTATTTTGCTTTAGAACGTGAGAAACATAAGGTTTTAAATACCGAATTTTCTATATCATATCCAAAAGGTTTTAATCTAAAAACTTTTGAAATTAATTTAACAGAATATGGAATCGAAAAAAAAGTAGAAAATAATAAAATTACATATTCAGGTAAGAATTTAATTGCTCCAGAATTTGAAGATATGAATTTTCGATATTTAGATTTACTTCCAGAGGTTAGATTCTCAATAGATAAATTTTCATTGTCAAAAATTAAAGGTGAAGCTAAAAATTGGAATGAGTTTGCAATATGGTACAATTCTAATTTTTTAGAAGGTATAGATGAATTGCCAAAAACGACTGTAACTAAAATTAGGACTTTAACTCAAAATGCAAATTCAGAAGTTGAAAAAGTTAGAATCGTTTTTGAATATGTACAAAAAAACACACGTTATGTTTCTATTCAAACTGGAATAGGTGGATGGAAACCTTTTTCTGCAACAGAAGTAGATAAGGTAAAATACGGAGATTGTAAAGCTTTAACGAATTATACAAAAGCTTTATTAAAAGCTATCGGGATTACTAGTTATTACACGGTTTTATTTGCTTCTGAAAAAATTAAAGATATTAACGAAGAAATAATTGGAATGCAAGGAAATCACGTCATTTTGAGTTATCCTCATCAAGACGGCTTTATTTTTTTAGAAAGTACAGATCAAAATGTTCCTTTTGGATATTTAAGTTCAATGACAGATAATCGTAAAGTTTTGTTGATTTCTGAAGATGGAACTCAAATAGTAAAAACACAATCTTTTAAACAAGAAGATAATCGTATTGATGCTAATTTTACAATTGATTTGTCTAATGTAAATGAGGTAATAACAAATGCTGAGATTAATTATAATGGGGTGTTCTATAACGATATATTTAGTTTAAATACCCAAAATAAAAATCAAGTCACTGATTTTATACAAAATCAATTTGCGGTTTTTAAAGACTTAAAAGTTTTGGATTCGCAGTTTGAAAACGACAAAAATAATATTTCTTATAAAGAGAAAGTGACGCTGATTTCAAGTTTTACTGGGTCTAAAGCAGGAAGTGATTTTCTGATTAGTGTTAATCCATTTTTCAAAACGATAATTGTTCCTAAAAATGTGAAAAACAGAACATCGGGTTTTCAAATTCCTAGAAATAAAAAAATTTCAATTACAACTAAATATATTTTGCCAGATAATTTAAAGATTTCTTTTCTTCCTGAATCAGAAAAAATAGATTCGATTTTTGGTGAATATCAAATTGAATTTATTCAAAATGGCACAGAATTATTAGTTAAATTACATTATGTTGAAAATGTTGGAAATTATTCAAAAGAAGAATTTCAACGATTTAGAAATTTTGCTTCTCAAGTTGAAAAAAGTGATAATTCTAAATTTATCTTAACCCAGCAATAG
- the rsgA gene encoding ribosome small subunit-dependent GTPase A, whose product MKGIVYKSTGSWYTVKTESGEFLECRIKGKFRMKGIKSTNPIAVGDYVDYDLDETADVTTGVITNIRDRKNYIVRKSVNLSKQLHIIASNIDRLFILVTINNPVTTTSFIDRLLVTAEAYGIEAVLVFNKVDTFDEATLDEQLFLQHVYTEIGYQCLRVSAAEGKGLDKLKDLMRDKVSMFTGHSGVGKSTLVNALEPSLNLKTKQISDQHQQGQHTTTFAEMFDLSFGARIIDTPGIRGFGIVEMEKQEIGDYFPEFFALKDKCKFNNCLHKEEPHCAIKEALDNDEIFWSRYKSYTQILEGDEEHYRSDIYADGRNQEE is encoded by the coding sequence ATGAAAGGAATAGTTTACAAATCTACAGGAAGTTGGTACACGGTAAAAACCGAGTCGGGCGAATTTTTAGAATGCCGAATCAAAGGTAAATTCAGAATGAAAGGGATTAAAAGTACCAATCCTATTGCTGTAGGTGATTATGTTGATTACGATTTAGACGAAACTGCTGATGTTACAACGGGTGTGATAACGAATATTCGCGACCGTAAGAATTATATTGTTCGTAAATCGGTAAACCTTTCCAAGCAATTGCATATTATCGCTTCGAACATTGACCGATTATTTATTTTGGTAACGATTAATAATCCTGTTACAACAACCAGTTTTATTGACCGTTTGTTAGTTACCGCAGAAGCTTACGGAATTGAAGCTGTTTTGGTTTTCAATAAAGTCGATACATTTGACGAGGCTACTTTAGACGAACAATTGTTTTTACAACATGTTTACACCGAAATTGGTTATCAATGTTTACGCGTTTCTGCTGCAGAAGGTAAAGGTTTAGATAAACTGAAAGATTTAATGCGTGATAAAGTTTCGATGTTTACCGGACATTCTGGTGTAGGGAAATCAACTTTAGTAAATGCATTAGAACCTTCGTTAAATTTAAAAACAAAACAAATTTCTGACCAACACCAACAAGGACAACATACTACAACTTTTGCAGAAATGTTCGATTTGTCTTTTGGTGCCAGAATTATAGATACACCAGGAATTCGTGGTTTTGGAATTGTTGAAATGGAAAAGCAAGAAATAGGAGATTATTTTCCTGAGTTTTTTGCTTTAAAAGATAAATGTAAATTCAATAACTGTTTACATAAAGAAGAACCACATTGTGCGATTAAAGAAGCATTAGATAACGATGAAATTTTTTGGTCGCGTTACAAAAGTTATACGCAAATTTTAGAAGGTGATGAAGAACATTATCGTTCAGATATTTATGCAGACGGACGTAATCAAGAAGAATAA